The following are encoded in a window of Streptococcus pasteurianus genomic DNA:
- the mobV gene encoding MobV family relaxase, with protein MSYIVARMEKYKSSQLSGIYNHNERVFKNHSNKDIDPSRSHLNYELTNRNKNQTYHKQIKEHINENRISSRGIRKDAVLCNEWVITSDKTFFESLNQEQTKEFFESAKNYFAEKYGEANIAYASVHLDESTPHMHLGIVPMKDGKLSSKALFGNREKLREIQDELPKYLNKQGYHLQRGEADSKKKHLKTEEFKEKQKILKMADKAIDKKNSEIGNAKSQLNKLQNDIDNKKQTLSELENKECETVGTIEKYEKEIKELSDLKIDLTELDNFNIDNLQKNNLIKRTFDGKLKIDKVTFEKLYQTAKKNMLDNSRLKHKLTKLQSENNQLSRSLLSYRNTSDENLILKQENRQLKNKIENLDSQITLLNKKMTIWREKAKEFMPKPVFQNTLSLVNSLSPIGLAKTVIRQVKNLVDKNS; from the coding sequence ATGAGTTATATTGTAGCTAGAATGGAAAAATACAAATCTAGTCAATTAAGTGGTATTTATAATCATAATGAACGTGTTTTTAAAAATCACTCTAACAAAGATATAGATCCAAGTCGTTCTCACCTTAACTATGAACTAACCAATCGCAATAAAAATCAAACTTACCATAAACAAATAAAGGAGCATATTAATGAAAATCGCATATCTAGTCGTGGAATTCGCAAAGATGCTGTACTATGTAACGAATGGGTTATTACATCAGATAAAACATTTTTTGAGTCGCTAAACCAAGAACAAACTAAAGAATTCTTTGAGAGTGCTAAAAACTACTTTGCTGAAAAATATGGAGAAGCTAACATTGCCTATGCTAGTGTACATCTTGATGAAAGTACACCACACATGCATTTGGGAATTGTACCAATGAAAGATGGTAAATTAAGCTCCAAAGCACTTTTTGGAAACCGAGAAAAATTAAGGGAAATTCAAGATGAACTACCTAAATACCTTAATAAACAGGGGTATCATTTACAACGAGGTGAGGCAGATAGTAAGAAAAAGCATCTAAAAACGGAAGAATTTAAAGAAAAACAAAAAATACTAAAAATGGCTGACAAAGCCATTGATAAGAAAAACAGCGAAATTGGCAATGCTAAAAGTCAATTAAATAAGCTACAAAATGATATCGATAATAAAAAACAAACTCTTTCAGAACTTGAAAACAAAGAATGTGAAACTGTCGGAACCATTGAAAAATACGAAAAAGAAATCAAGGAGCTTTCAGATTTAAAAATAGACTTAACTGAACTTGATAACTTTAACATTGATAATCTACAAAAAAATAATCTAATCAAACGAACATTTGATGGTAAATTGAAAATAGATAAAGTGACATTTGAAAAACTTTATCAAACTGCAAAGAAAAATATGTTAGACAACTCTAGATTAAAACATAAATTAACTAAACTTCAGTCAGAGAACAATCAATTATCAAGAAGTTTATTGTCTTATCGTAATACAAGTGATGAGAATCTAATATTAAAACAGGAAAATAGGCAGTTAAAAAACAAAATTGAAAATTTAGATAGTCAAATAACCTTATTAAACAAAAAAATGACTATTTGGAGAGAGAAAGCAAAAGAATTTATGCCAAAGCCCGTTTTTCAAAACACACTTTCACTTGTCAACAGCTTAAGTCCAATAGGATTAGCCAAAACAGTTATTAGACAAGTTAAAAATCTTGTCGATAAAAATAGCTAG
- a CDS encoding site-specific integrase, whose protein sequence is MSIIKYKAKKSKTGYLYKVRIYRVIDGKRHDYFKSGFKTRREAKEHEAMIYHKKSTGELSELLRAPERRFEGVFEEWFRTYQDTVERTTSVRTDDIFRLHILPTLGNIAISKITPWQCQEFITEKGKTFRNIKQIKSYASQVFSFAVKMKLIAENPMRDVTLPKREQKQSDNFFNVDELHEFLAIVKAEEPYKNYALFRLLAYSGLRKGELYSLRWSDMNFDKQILSVTKNLGRIKGKAVEKSTKNRFSVRQIPLDAETTAILREWKQQSKKEKGQLSVTPLIDNDYMFTFVDRDGKIQPLYQDYINSILKRIINKHNLKKITPHGFRHTHATLMIEVGVDPVNAAKRLGHASSQMTLDTYSHATEAGGEQTIKKFADYLKKSNN, encoded by the coding sequence ATGTCTATTATTAAGTACAAGGCTAAAAAATCTAAAACAGGCTATCTTTACAAGGTTAGAATTTACCGAGTGATTGACGGAAAACGTCATGATTATTTTAAAAGCGGTTTTAAAACACGTAGAGAAGCAAAAGAACATGAAGCCATGATTTATCATAAAAAGTCAACTGGAGAGCTCTCAGAGCTTCTCAGAGCCCCTGAGAGACGTTTTGAGGGAGTTTTTGAAGAATGGTTTAGAACATATCAAGATACTGTAGAGAGGACGACAAGCGTTCGTACTGATGATATTTTTAGGCTCCATATTTTACCAACACTAGGAAATATTGCAATTTCAAAAATAACTCCTTGGCAATGCCAGGAGTTTATTACGGAGAAAGGAAAGACCTTTAGAAATATTAAGCAAATAAAATCTTATGCTAGTCAAGTTTTTTCCTTTGCGGTTAAAATGAAATTGATTGCTGAGAACCCTATGAGAGACGTTACTTTACCTAAAAGAGAGCAAAAACAGTCTGATAATTTTTTCAATGTTGATGAATTACACGAATTTTTAGCTATTGTAAAGGCGGAAGAACCTTATAAGAACTATGCTTTATTTAGATTATTAGCTTATAGCGGTTTAAGGAAAGGCGAGCTTTATTCTTTAAGGTGGTCTGATATGAATTTTGATAAACAGATATTATCTGTCACCAAAAATTTAGGGCGGATAAAAGGAAAAGCAGTTGAAAAAAGTACTAAAAATAGATTTTCAGTGCGTCAAATTCCTTTAGACGCTGAAACAACAGCAATTTTGAGAGAATGGAAACAGCAAAGTAAAAAAGAAAAAGGGCAACTTTCAGTTACTCCATTAATTGATAATGATTATATGTTTACGTTTGTTGATAGAGACGGAAAAATACAGCCTTTGTATCAAGATTATATCAACAGCATATTGAAGCGTATTATCAATAAACATAATTTAAAGAAAATCACACCTCATGGGTTTAGGCATACTCATGCAACCTTAATGATAGAAGTAGGAGTAGACCCAGTTAATGCTGCCAAGCGGTTAGGTCATGCTAGTAGTCAAATGACATTAGATACCTACAGCCATGCTACAGAGGCAGGGGGAGAACAGACGATAAAAAAATTTGCTGATTATCTCAAAAAGTCAAATAATTAA
- a CDS encoding GNAT family N-acetyltransferase yields the protein MENTEIRAYLQTSYTSVEFETISDEYLENSIPHIDMILENKHEQHF from the coding sequence ATGGAAAATACTGAAATTCGTGCTTACTTACAAACATCTTACACTTCTGTTGAATTTGAGACAATTTCTGATGAATACCTAGAGAACAGTATTCCACATATTGATATGATATTGGAGAATAAACATGAACAACACTTTTGA
- the relB gene encoding type II toxin-antitoxin system RelB/ParD family antitoxin: MVVAEKNRAVTFQANKELVSEAKEILNKKNLTLSHALRLFLQNVVVTNEIDLLSEEELEKEMLFKQLQTEIKQSIDDYEAGVNTYSAEEVRKRLGL, from the coding sequence ATGGTAGTTGCAGAAAAAAATAGAGCGGTCACTTTTCAAGCTAATAAAGAATTAGTAAGTGAAGCTAAAGAGATTTTAAATAAAAAGAATTTAACATTGTCACATGCTTTAAGATTATTTTTACAAAATGTTGTCGTTACTAATGAAATTGATTTATTGAGCGAAGAAGAGCTGGAAAAAGAGATGTTATTTAAACAACTTCAAACAGAAATAAAGCAAAGTATTGATGATTATGAAGCTGGTGTAAACACTTATTCAGCTGAAGAGGTGAGAAAACGTCTTGGATTATAA
- a CDS encoding replication initiator protein A, translated as MDYDSENFLIPKILFQDEFYSELSFNDIFVYSVLKDKQIEAAEKGWIDTDGSVYLSYTIKELTKMFSCSKETMIKIMRRLEEFNLIEREREDVFYGYSLPYRTYINEV; from the coding sequence ATGGACTACGATAGTGAAAACTTTTTAATTCCTAAAATTCTCTTTCAAGATGAATTTTATAGTGAATTGTCATTTAATGACATTTTTGTGTACTCAGTCTTAAAAGATAAACAAATCGAAGCTGCTGAAAAAGGTTGGATAGATACTGATGGTAGTGTTTATCTAAGTTACACCATAAAAGAACTCACAAAAATGTTTTCGTGCAGTAAAGAAACAATGATAAAAATTATGCGCCGTTTAGAAGAATTCAATCTAATTGAACGTGAAAGGGAGGATGTTTTTTATGGGTATAGTCTTCCCTATAGAACTTACATTAACGAGGTGTGA
- a CDS encoding DHH family phosphoesterase: MNNTFEEILEKIKAYDTIIIHRHQRPDPDALGSQVGLRDIIRHNFPEKKVLATGKDEPTLTWLTKMDTVSDDDYQGALVIVTDTANTPRVDDDRYTKGDFLIKIDHHPNDDAYGDLLYVDTTTSSASEIITDFALSTSLALSNEAARLLYCGIVGDTGRFLYPATTSKTLSIASKLREYDFDFSTLARQMDSFSFKIAKLQGYVFDNLEVDENGAARVVLTQDIMKKFNVTDAETSAIVGTPGKIDCIQSWAIFVEQTDKHYRVRLRSKSQVINEIAKRHDGGGHPLASGANSYSLEENDEIYQEIKDLLTSKD, translated from the coding sequence ATGAACAACACTTTTGAAGAAATTTTAGAAAAAATAAAAGCTTACGATACCATTATTATCCACCGTCATCAACGTCCCGACCCTGATGCTCTCGGTAGCCAAGTCGGGCTTCGTGATATTATCAGACATAATTTTCCAGAAAAAAAAGTCTTGGCGACTGGGAAAGACGAGCCAACACTTACTTGGTTAACAAAAATGGATACTGTCTCTGATGATGATTACCAAGGCGCTTTAGTTATTGTTACCGATACTGCAAACACGCCACGTGTTGACGATGACCGCTATACAAAAGGTGACTTTCTGATTAAAATCGACCATCACCCTAATGACGATGCTTACGGTGATTTGCTTTATGTTGATACAACTACTTCTAGCGCTAGCGAAATCATCACCGATTTTGCCCTTTCAACTAGTCTAGCTTTATCAAATGAGGCAGCTCGCCTGCTTTATTGTGGTATTGTCGGTGATACTGGACGTTTCCTTTATCCTGCAACAACGAGCAAAACCCTCTCAATTGCGAGCAAACTACGCGAATATGATTTTGATTTTTCAACACTAGCTCGCCAAATGGACTCATTTTCATTTAAAATTGCTAAACTTCAAGGATACGTTTTTGACAATCTTGAAGTTGATGAAAATGGCGCTGCTCGTGTGGTATTGACACAGGATATCATGAAAAAATTCAACGTAACAGATGCTGAAACATCTGCCATCGTTGGAACTCCTGGAAAAATCGATTGTATCCAATCATGGGCAATTTTTGTCGAACAAACTGATAAACATTATCGTGTGCGCCTCCGTAGTAAATCACAGGTTATCAATGAAATTGCTAAACGTCATGACGGAGGCGGACACCCATTAGCCAGCGGAGCTAATTCTTATAGCCTTGAAGAAAACGACGAAATCTACCAAGAAATCAAAGACTTACTAACATCAAAAGACTAA
- a CDS encoding NADP-dependent glyceraldehyde-3-phosphate dehydrogenase produces MTKQYKNYVNGEWKLSKEEIKIYAPATGEELGSVPAMSQEEVDYVYASAKAAQKEWRALSYVERAAYLHKAADILVRDAEKIGAVLSKEIAKGYKSAVGEVIRTAEIINYAAEEGVRLEGEVLEGGSFEAASKKKIAIVRREPVGLVLAISPFNYPINLAGSKIAPALISGNVVALKPPTQGSISGLLLAEAFAEAGLPAGVFNTITGRGSVIGDYIVEHEAVNYINFTGSTPVGEHIGKLAGMRPIMLELGGKDSAIVLEDADLDLAAKNIVAGAYGYSGQRCTAVKRVLVMDSVADKLVDKVSELVKDLTVGMPEDDADITPLIDTKAADYVEGLIKDAQDKGAKEVISFKREGNLISPVLFDNVTTDMRLAWEEPFGPVLPVIRVNSVEEAVEISNKSEYGLQAAVFTNNFPLAFKIAEQLEVGTVHINNKTQRGTDNFPFLGAKKSGAGTQGVKYSIEAMTTVKSTVFDIAK; encoded by the coding sequence TTGACTAAACAATATAAAAACTATGTCAATGGAGAGTGGAAACTTTCTAAAGAAGAAATTAAAATTTATGCTCCTGCCACAGGTGAAGAACTCGGTTCTGTACCTGCAATGAGCCAAGAAGAAGTTGACTATGTTTACGCTTCTGCAAAAGCTGCTCAAAAAGAATGGCGTGCGCTTTCATACGTAGAACGTGCAGCTTACCTTCATAAAGCAGCTGATATTTTAGTGCGTGATGCTGAAAAAATCGGTGCTGTACTTTCAAAAGAAATCGCTAAAGGTTACAAATCAGCAGTGGGTGAAGTTATCCGTACAGCTGAAATCATTAATTATGCCGCTGAAGAAGGTGTCCGTCTTGAAGGTGAAGTTCTTGAAGGTGGAAGCTTTGAAGCAGCAAGTAAGAAAAAGATCGCTATTGTTCGTCGCGAACCAGTAGGATTGGTACTCGCTATCTCACCATTTAACTATCCAATTAACCTTGCAGGTTCTAAGATTGCTCCTGCCCTTATTTCAGGGAACGTTGTTGCCCTTAAACCACCTACGCAAGGTTCTATTTCAGGTCTTCTTTTGGCTGAAGCATTTGCTGAAGCTGGACTTCCAGCTGGTGTATTTAACACAATTACAGGACGTGGTTCAGTAATCGGTGACTACATCGTTGAACATGAAGCTGTTAACTACATCAACTTCACAGGTTCTACACCAGTAGGTGAACACATTGGTAAATTGGCTGGTATGCGTCCAATTATGCTTGAACTTGGTGGGAAAGACTCAGCTATCGTTCTTGAAGATGCAGACCTTGATTTGGCTGCTAAAAACATCGTTGCTGGTGCTTACGGTTACTCAGGTCAACGTTGTACAGCCGTTAAACGTGTCCTTGTTATGGATAGCGTTGCAGATAAATTGGTTGACAAAGTTTCAGAACTTGTTAAAGATTTGACTGTTGGTATGCCTGAAGATGATGCTGATATTACTCCGCTTATCGATACAAAAGCAGCTGACTACGTTGAAGGTCTTATCAAAGACGCTCAAGATAAGGGTGCTAAAGAAGTTATTTCATTCAAACGTGAAGGTAATCTTATTAGTCCAGTATTGTTTGACAATGTAACAACTGATATGCGTTTGGCTTGGGAAGAACCATTTGGCCCAGTCCTTCCAGTTATCCGTGTTAATTCAGTAGAAGAAGCTGTCGAAATTTCAAATAAATCTGAATACGGTCTTCAAGCAGCAGTATTTACAAATAACTTCCCATTAGCATTCAAGATTGCTGAACAACTTGAAGTGGGTACTGTTCACATCAACAACAAAACACAACGTGGTACAGATAACTTCCCATTCCTTGGTGCTAAGAAATCTGGTGCTGGAACACAAGGTGTGAAATACTCTATTGAAGCAATGACTACTGTTAAATCTACAGTATTTGATATTGCAAAATAA
- a CDS encoding phosphocarrier protein HPr, whose product MASKDFHIVAETGIHARPATLLVQTASKFASDITLDYKGKAVNLKSIMGVMSLGVGQGADVTISAEGADADDALAAIEETMTKEGLA is encoded by the coding sequence ATGGCTTCAAAAGATTTTCACATTGTTGCAGAAACAGGAATTCACGCACGTCCAGCTACTTTGCTTGTTCAAACAGCTAGCAAATTTGCTTCAGACATCACTCTTGATTACAAAGGTAAAGCTGTAAACCTTAAATCTATCATGGGTGTTATGAGCCTTGGTGTTGGTCAAGGTGCTGACGTTACTATCTCTGCTGAAGGTGCAGATGCAGATGACGCACTTGCAGCAATCGAAGAAACAATGACTAAAGAAGGATTGGCTTAA
- a CDS encoding type II toxin-antitoxin system RelE/ParE family toxin has product MDYKISYSAGALETLVEIKEYIINNFKSETSAKKVVDNIMQKISALEIFPEVGFDVDERFGKTLDKRHKTRGLTIGKDYIALYFVNDEKKEVVITHIVSTRSDYVKLFK; this is encoded by the coding sequence TTGGATTATAAAATAAGTTATTCTGCTGGTGCATTGGAAACATTGGTAGAAATAAAAGAATATATAATTAATAATTTCAAGTCAGAAACATCAGCGAAAAAAGTAGTTGATAATATTATGCAAAAAATAAGCGCTTTAGAGATTTTTCCTGAAGTAGGTTTTGATGTTGATGAAAGATTTGGAAAAACTTTGGATAAACGTCATAAAACTAGAGGTTTAACAATTGGGAAAGATTATATAGCTTTATATTTTGTTAATGATGAAAAAAAGGAAGTTGTCATTACCCATATTGTCTCAACTCGAAGCGATTATGTGAAATTATTCAAGTAG
- the ptsP gene encoding phosphoenolpyruvate--protein phosphotransferase, with protein MTEMLKGIAASDGVAVAKAYLLVQPDLSFETVTVEDTSAEEARLDAALKASQDELSVIREKAVETLGEEAAAVFDAHLMVLADPEMISQIKETIRAKQTNAEAGLKEVTDMFITIFEGMEDNPYMQERAADIRDVSKRVLAHLIGAKLPNPATIDEESIVIAHDLTPSDTAQLNKQFVKAFVTNIGGRTSHSAIMARTLEIAAVLGTNDITSRVKDGDIVAVNGITGDVIINPTEEEIAEFKAAGEAYAKQKAEWALLKDAETVTADGKHFELAANIGTPKDVEGVNANGAEAVGLYRTEFLYMDSQDFPTEDEQYEAYKAVLEGMNGKPVVVRTMDIGGDKELPYFDLPKEMNPFLGFRALRISISETGNAMFRTQIRALLRASVHGQLRIMFPMVALLKEFRAAKAIFDEEKANLKAEGVAVADDIQVGIMIEIPAAAMLADQFAKEVDFFSIGTNDLIQYTMAADRMNEQVSYLYQPYNPSILRLINNVIKAAHAEGKWAGMCGEMAGDQKAVPLLVGMGLDEFSMSATSILRTRSLMKKLDTAKMQEYANRALTECSTMEEVLELSKEYVDFD; from the coding sequence ATGACAGAAATGCTTAAAGGAATTGCCGCATCTGATGGTGTTGCTGTTGCTAAAGCGTATCTACTCGTTCAACCGGATTTGTCATTTGAAACTGTTACAGTTGAAGATACAAGTGCAGAAGAAGCTCGCCTAGATGCCGCATTAAAAGCATCACAAGACGAGCTTTCTGTTATTCGTGAGAAAGCAGTAGAAACACTAGGTGAAGAAGCAGCTGCCGTGTTTGATGCACATTTGATGGTTCTTGCTGACCCAGAAATGATCAGTCAAATTAAAGAAACTATCCGTGCAAAACAAACGAATGCAGAAGCAGGCCTTAAAGAAGTGACTGACATGTTCATCACTATCTTTGAGGGAATGGAAGATAACCCGTACATGCAAGAGCGTGCAGCGGATATCCGCGACGTTTCAAAACGTGTATTGGCACACCTTATCGGTGCTAAACTTCCAAATCCTGCAACAATTGATGAAGAATCAATTGTTATTGCACATGACTTGACGCCATCTGATACTGCTCAATTAAACAAACAATTTGTAAAAGCCTTTGTTACTAACATTGGTGGACGTACAAGTCATTCAGCTATCATGGCACGTACTCTTGAAATCGCTGCTGTTCTTGGAACAAACGATATCACAAGTCGCGTTAAAGATGGCGACATTGTAGCAGTAAATGGTATCACAGGGGATGTGATTATCAATCCAACAGAAGAAGAAATTGCTGAATTTAAAGCAGCTGGTGAAGCATATGCTAAACAAAAAGCTGAATGGGCTCTTCTTAAAGATGCCGAAACAGTAACAGCTGATGGTAAACACTTCGAATTGGCAGCCAACATCGGAACACCTAAAGACGTTGAAGGTGTTAATGCTAATGGTGCAGAAGCAGTTGGTCTTTATCGTACTGAATTCTTATATATGGATTCACAAGATTTCCCAACTGAAGATGAACAATATGAAGCATACAAGGCTGTTCTTGAGGGCATGAATGGTAAACCGGTTGTGGTTCGTACTATGGATATCGGTGGGGATAAAGAACTTCCATACTTTGACCTTCCAAAAGAAATGAACCCGTTCCTTGGATTCCGTGCACTTCGTATTTCTATCTCAGAAACAGGAAATGCAATGTTCCGTACACAAATTCGTGCACTTCTTCGTGCATCTGTTCACGGACAACTTCGTATTATGTTCCCAATGGTTGCACTTCTTAAAGAATTCCGTGCTGCTAAAGCAATCTTTGATGAAGAAAAAGCTAACCTTAAAGCTGAAGGTGTTGCAGTGGCAGATGATATCCAAGTAGGTATCATGATTGAAATCCCAGCAGCAGCTATGCTTGCTGACCAATTTGCAAAAGAAGTTGATTTCTTCTCAATTGGTACAAACGACCTTATTCAATACACTATGGCCGCTGACCGTATGAACGAACAAGTTTCATACCTTTACCAACCATATAACCCATCTATCCTTCGTTTGATTAATAATGTTATCAAAGCAGCACACGCTGAAGGTAAATGGGCTGGTATGTGTGGTGAAATGGCTGGTGACCAGAAAGCTGTTCCGCTTCTTGTCGGAATGGGACTTGATGAGTTCTCTATGTCAGCTACATCAATTCTTCGTACACGTAGCCTTATGAAGAAACTTGATACAGCTAAAATGCAAGAATATGCAAATCGCGCTCTTACAGAATGCTCAACGATGGAAGAAGTTCTTGAGCTTAGCAAAGAGTATGTTGATTTTGATTAA
- a CDS encoding type B 50S ribosomal protein L31 — protein sequence MKQNIHPEYRPVVFMDTTTGYKFLSGSTKSSNETVEFEGATYPLVRVEISSDSHPFYTGRQKFTQADGRVDRFNKKYGLK from the coding sequence ATGAAACAAAACATCCATCCAGAATACCGTCCAGTTGTGTTCATGGACACAACTACTGGTTACAAATTCCTTAGCGGTTCTACAAAATCTTCTAACGAAACTGTAGAATTTGAAGGCGCTACTTATCCACTTGTACGTGTGGAAATCTCATCAGATTCTCACCCATTCTACACTGGACGCCAAAAATTCACACAAGCAGACGGTCGTGTGGATCGCTTCAACAAAAAATACGGTCTCAAATAA
- a CDS encoding helix-turn-helix domain-containing protein → MKNNIEKLIKESQKKLTTISEETGIAYPTLSGYNQGIRTPKKKNAQILADYFGVSVPYLLGLDDNPVLKNPSEDSFVKLFVKFLKDGSVASKKIDDLTPFKDDVAGLLADISGTGILESHIDFLIKEKGYHPVIVKAYKQFLKEQSETIFPYLLNKSGDKNSPYHYVWEEWEKSEEYKAMQKSRQKKD, encoded by the coding sequence ATGAAGAATAATATTGAAAAGCTGATTAAAGAAAGTCAAAAAAAATTAACAACGATTAGTGAGGAAACTGGGATTGCTTATCCAACTTTGTCGGGATATAATCAAGGGATAAGAACACCGAAAAAGAAAAATGCCCAAATACTTGCAGACTACTTTGGGGTATCTGTTCCGTATTTGCTTGGTTTGGATGATAATCCAGTTTTAAAAAATCCTAGTGAGGATAGTTTTGTTAAATTGTTTGTTAAGTTTTTAAAGGACGGTTCTGTTGCAAGTAAAAAAATTGATGACTTAACCCCTTTTAAAGATGATGTTGCTGGTTTACTTGCTGATATTAGTGGAACAGGAATTTTAGAAAGTCATATTGATTTTTTGATAAAAGAAAAAGGCTATCACCCAGTTATTGTGAAAGCCTATAAGCAATTTTTAAAAGAGCAATCTGAAACAATATTTCCATATCTATTAAATAAAAGTGGTGATAAAAACTCACCTTATCATTACGTTTGGGAAGAGTGGGAAAAGTCCGAAGAGTATAAAGCCATGCAGAAATCTAGACAAAAGAAAGACTAA